A section of the Candidatus Saccharimonadia bacterium genome encodes:
- a CDS encoding pilin: MKRVGLVSLGVAVAVLAAALHMGVANAALTCPGGQVPADNGICIGQPQDSSSPAPVATTSLDPLADNGKLVCISVPVLSNFLHKGDCTGNTVQVPSDQPGGPILFYLKMILALVNGLVGAIILLVFVIAGIQYITSAGDPTRVKAAKKRIIQAVTALVLYMLMFAILNFLIPGGILL, encoded by the coding sequence ATGAAGCGTGTTGGATTGGTTTCGTTGGGCGTGGCGGTGGCCGTTTTGGCCGCAGCTCTTCATATGGGTGTGGCGAATGCGGCGCTTACCTGTCCCGGAGGCCAAGTGCCAGCTGATAACGGGATTTGCATCGGTCAGCCGCAGGATTCGAGCTCGCCGGCGCCGGTGGCTACGACTTCGCTCGATCCTCTTGCAGACAATGGCAAGTTGGTGTGCATTTCGGTGCCGGTGCTGTCGAACTTTTTGCATAAGGGTGACTGTACGGGTAATACCGTGCAGGTACCGTCGGATCAGCCGGGTGGGCCGATTTTGTTTTACCTCAAAATGATCTTGGCGCTCGTAAATGGTCTGGTGGGGGCAATAATTTTGCTGGTGTTCGTGATTGCGGGCATTCAGTACATTACTTCGGCCGGCGACCCGACACGGGTGAAGGCGGCCAAGAAGCGCATTATTCAGGCGGTTACGGCTCTTGTGCTGTACATGCTGATGTTCGCGATTTTGAACTTCCTGATACCGGGCGGAATCTTGCTGTGA